The nucleotide sequence GAGTGTTAAATTTTGTAGTCTGAAAATATGCTAATGATGCCGAGAGAAGAGAGCATGCGTACGATCCATGAACATGATGTACAACAAGAGATGGTATGATTTCTTCGGAGAACCATCTtgattcttcttcttttcttcataATATTGCTAACCATTGAGATTGTGGTGCGGAAGGTCGCGGGCGCTAGAGATTGTGGCACGGTTTAGAGGGttggccggcggcggaggcggcgactcgGGTAGGGGGCGATGagcaaaatatttcaaaagcccgtggcaacgcacgggcattatactAGTACTCCTAAtagagcagttggtgaatagtccgccGGTTATTTTTCGCTGGTTTTATTTCATCCCACCACTTTCACTGAGTTTTTTTCcgtccggtttattttcgtctcacaTCCCACCACCTGACAATAAAAACTTTCCTAACCTTTCCAAATTTTCCTAGCTAGACGCATTACAAACAAGGAGAAACCGATAGCACATTATCAATTAAATAAAATCTTACCATAAGTCGCTTAATCACATTAATTAATCTTTCCGTACGTCAtcaaaattaaattaattaacattCCATACGTCGCTCAATCTTCCTAAAGGCTTCCTCTCCACGGTTTTTTCCACGGCGCCTCGATCATCAGCCGATCCACAAATCTCCATCAAATCAAAAGTTTCCTTTACCTAAGCATTCCCTCCCCGTTCCCTTCTCCTACATATCTCCTCCAATTTATTTTTGGTCTGTGCGTGCCGCCGCTGTTGTCACGACGACCAACACACTAACGCACTGGCGGCCGCTTCTCCCCTGCCGCCAGCCACCTCTCCCTCAAACCGTCCTAGCTGCGCCGCCTTTGCATATCCATCGTCGTTGGTAGCACGGACGACCTCTTGGGCAGCATGATGCCAACTCAGACGTCATCTGCCTCAATCATTTCCACGGCAATACCACCGTGATTCCATCCCTGCAGGCGGCCTCTACCAAGATGGACGTCCACGGCTTCACGCACGAGCTGCTTCATGCATGCATCGTTCGTCCAGATCCTACATGTCGAGAGGTGTGGGCTTCCATCGCTTGGTTCTTCTCTATTTCTTTGTGTATTGGGTGTTTTAGTACTCTTCATTGTGAAGGAATTCAGTTAGTGGCACCTGGAAGTGGCTAGCGGCGCCTGCAGCCATGGCGAACTTCCATCGGTGCAATCCTTTCCGGAGGTCCGGGTAGTGGCGGCGGCGGCCACGATGAACTGCCAAGGGTGCCGCCAAGATCTGAGCTCCGGTTATAATTGGTCAAACTCTGAAAATTGAAATTTCGGTTCAGACTAATCATTCTTGCTGATTTATGATTTTGATCCAGCCAACTATGGTCCGTGCATCTCCTGCTTTTCCTGGAGGCCTGGCAGGCGATTGACAGTGGCGAGAAGTTCAATGGGAAGAGATGGTTCGGGTACATCAAGCGTCCCCTGCGCGTTGAGCTGATGAACATGCGGGAGGTGACATGATGGTTCCAGTCCACAAAGTCTGCAGGTACTGTGAAACATAATGTTGACTACCAATAATATAATTTATCAGCTGCCTCAAGGGCTCACACTTTTTCAAGTCATCACCAGCCACTTCATATTTTAGAACactagatgactcgttgcgccaatggcgcaggGCCATAGGGAACCAAGCATTCAAACCATGAAAATAAGAATATTTAGAGACTGTTCCAGTAAGTTTATAGGCCAAAAAAGGGAAATCCACATTAAACAACTTCCTATTATTGATCTGTTATCCGAGTAATGCTAGACATGTATTGGTCGATAATACATATAACGTAATAACATGAACTTTTTATGGGCCTAGCATCAGCTATAGGTATTATTAGTGACCtgggaggacggagatgccagacCATAATGCCCTACCCTACGGAAGCAATGATGGAAGGAACAGATATTACTTCCCGATGGCATAACACACACTACATCAGAACACTTGCACAGGTGGGAAGTATCAATTGTCTATACCTGATTATTCTCAAGTGAAGGCAGTTGCTTCTCTACTGAAACAGAGTTGCTTCCATCCCTGATTATAATCAATTCTACAAAGAAatcaaataaattacagcaagcaATAAATAGAACAGTGGCTTCACAAAAAAAATAGCGGAAAGCATGGCTAAGTTAATAAACAGTCTGGAAGTTATCCAAGCTCTATTAAGGGAGTGAAAATGTAGTTGGATGAATTATATAAAAGTAGGACACAAATTGAATTTTCCTCCCTCCCTCCATATCTCTCTTGTTTATAAGAACCTTAAGTATTTTCAGATGCTTTGTAAAAGAATAGGTACCTCAAATGGTATAAACATCATATCAGCATCCACTATAACTAATATTATTAAATGATTGGGAAAACAACAAATGCGCAGCTGGCTACCCTTGCACAATAATTCTTGCAGTGCATACAAGGAGCAGTAAAGCTCCAGCGACCATTTCATAATAGTTTTCTGAATCTTTCTTATCCAGCACAAGATCAAGCTTATGAATGTTCACTacgacttcctctactttgcacatTTGATATGGTCACATCTATTCATTTAAGTCTGAACCCTAAGATATCTAGAAGGAGAGTATGACCTACTTGACATGAACatcagaaatcaaaaaaaaaatcatgccGAAAGTAGCACTTAACGCAAAATTTTCTTCATAAACACGGAGAACGGTTAACAGAGCAAGCTTACATCATATAAAATTAAATTAGGATATTGTAAGGAAGAACGCCAGATAAGCTATCAATCACGATCTATGAATATTCTGGCCTATAATGCAAAATTTCAGGAAATAACATTTTCCCTGTTATTTAAAAGCAAGAGTATAAATTGAAAGCTTGGGGCCAATTACCTGATAGATATTTGTTGTCGTTTTATTGTTATCCATCCAATAGAAAAGCTGAAGTAGTACTTGGAAAGGGCATCTTTTCTGTCGTAGGAATTTGGGAGGCAGAGGTTCCAAACTGACCTGATCTTGTGCAGCACCAAGTGAAAGAAATCGAGACCAAATGAAAATAGAGATGAAGATGCAATTAGTACCTGCCTTATGAATCATGGCCTCTTACCTGAGGATGCAGGGCCTTAACACAGAACCAACCTTGTCGTCGATGATAGACAATGGGCACATGCGTCATCCGGTTTCCTGTGATCACGAGCGAGCGCCATCTGCACAGGGGCGTGAGGAGGTCCTTGATGCTATGGACGTTGACAAAGGACGCGGGACGCTACCTCTGCAGTTCGCCCCGGTGCTCGGTGTCAACCCTTGGGTAGAACCACAAGATATTCTGCACCACGGCCAAGTACGACGCCAAACACACCTTGCTGTTCATGTGCACCTGCTGACGGACACAATAGCCAAGAATCAATAGTTTTTTTGTTATGAGCACTCAAAATATCTGAAGCAAACACGGGATAATAATAGGACAAAGCCATCTGAAATAGCTTGATCTAACTGCGAACTGTAGAACAATATGTAACCTTAGTAGCCTTAGAATATTGTAAATAAACGAAGATATGTAATTCTAAGAGGAATCTTTAACCAGAAAGAAGTCCAATTTAATAGCCAACATAAAATATCATTGTTAAGCATACGAAAGAAAGGAAAACATCTGATTTATCATTAACAATCTCATAGCAAAATAACCAGAAAAGCAAAGTAGTCTGCAAATTGTGGTATGTGTTTATTAGCCCCAGTAAAATAACTTGCCCACTTGTCATGAACAATAGTTCAATACATTTTAATTTGGCTGATGCACCTCTCATTAAATAAATGGATTTGGTTCTGaaaaaatatatactaatggctAACACAAGAGTAGAGTAGTCCCTTTGGAAAGAGAAAAAGGGAATAAAAGCACGGCTAAATATACCATTCATGCCCTCTCTCAACAGTGTCTGCATCTCATTAGTACTAAAACCTGATACACATCTAATCAGAACTAAAACCCAGTTAACACCTCAATCAATGCCAGCATTTAAAATCGGAACACCCTACAGTCCTGTAATGCATTAACAACATACAGGTGTATCTTTGTCAAACCCTGAATACCTTTTAACCCTATCACCTGAGCTGGAGGTGGAGGCGGTGAGAGCCCTCTCCCCATCTCTCATTTGGAGGATTCCACAGACAGAACTACAATATGTATAATAGCAGGCAGATCTAAAAGTGACAAGTGGAAATAAAATTAACAGAAATTCGGGTGACCATACTATGCCACAAGCCCATAGTAACTGATGATAAAGTTATAGCATTGCATTTGACCAAACACTTGGAGGCGCGGAGAAAGGTATGCTAAAACCACTGCCCAACTAGAAAACTAACAACAATAGTGACTCATTACCACCATAATCAGGATTGCACACATGAAGAAACCAAACATCTAAATGTGAGAAAAAGTGTGCTAAAATCATGGCCCAAGCGGGACACTAACGAACAAAACTCGTGACCATCATAAGCAGCAGGATCACACGAAGAAACCAGCATGGCATGTAGTTTGCTGTGAGACTACAATGTTGGGACGAATCTAACTGAAAGTCGCACGATCCACATATATGCAAGCTAAATCAACTGATCGGGAGTAGTGAAGAGGTTGGGTGGGGTGATGTGCTCACTTGGGGCCGGTCACCGGTGCAGCCCATGGTGGTGCCGAGGTAGCGCGAGATGAGACCTCCATCCCGTGAGCGCTCCAGCCCGAACTCCGCCATCTCCGCCACCCGATCCACCCCGTCACCCCTCTGACCATCAAGAGGGTCAGGGAAGAGAGATAGGGCTGGGGAGAGAGATAGGGCTGAAGTCGCCGCCATCAATGACGCCGACGCCTCTCGAGTGTGCGGGCCTGCCGTTGTCCAGCGTCGTAGAATAGGACGCCCGGCAGGAGGCTGCATCGGGAACCAAGGGCGGTAGTTGAGGTGGTGTGACGGCATGGCGGCACAGAGGATGTGGCAAGGCGAGGGCGCGGGCGTGATTTGGCCGTGTGCTACTCGAGTGGGGAGGCAGGGGGAGGAGAGGCAGGGGAGAAGGCGGAGGAGACGAGGCGACCGAGTGGGAGCGGGAAGCGGGGGGCGCGGGACAGAGAAGAGGACGGAGAGTGGGAATATTTTCACAGGGTCGCTGCAGTCCACCCAATCCCGTGGTTGTTTTTTCTCTCGGTGTCGCTTTCTCCCGAATTGTTCACGGATGACGTGGACGCAACGGTTGTGTCTAACAGAGGGCTTATCCTTTATATGTACGACGATACAACTGAATTGATAATTGGATGAAATGCAGCTATATGTCATGTACCTACTTTGGTTAAATCTAAAATTCTGTTAGAAACATAATGGACCGCTTAATATATAAACCATCTAGCTTGGCCTAGGGAACGGTTGcctctgaaaaaaataaaaaattggtgTTGAACTATTAGAATATGTAATGAATTGGTCAAAAAATGTGCACGTTCCTTACCAGAATTTAAAGCTTACTCGATTACTCAAGGACTCTCTTGGTATCTCTAAAACTCGACTTCCTTAATTTGCACCTTCTCGGAGCTGAGCCTATCAT is from Triticum aestivum cultivar Chinese Spring chromosome 1B, IWGSC CS RefSeq v2.1, whole genome shotgun sequence and encodes:
- the LOC123094629 gene encoding uncharacterized protein; this encodes MPSHHLNYRPWFPMQPPAGRPILRRWTTAGPHTREASASLMAATSALSLSPALSLFPDPLDGQRGDGVDRVAEMAEFGLERSRDGGLISRYLGTTMGCTGDRPQQVHMNSKVCLASYLAVVQNILWFYPRVDTEHRGELQR